The following nucleotide sequence is from Deltaproteobacteria bacterium.
GTATCAAACTCCTCTTTTATCTGTGCGTTTCTGTGTTCGGGCTCGTAACTTTCTTCAACATCCATATCCTCTAAACCGATGTAATAGACCTGAGGATATGTGCCTATCTCGTGCCTTAAAACTGTGGTAGGATATGTGGAAACAAGCCTATTTACCTCGCTATCAGGGTCGTTTATGTCTCCAAAGGTCATTGCCCCGCCCTCACAGGTAGATACACAAACAGGCGCCAAACCACGGGTTACCCTGAAGACACAGAAGTCACACTTATCTGCAACAAAAAATGGGTCATGCGGATTTGTTCTTGCCTCCGGCAGAAGGTGCCTAGCATTATAAGGACAGGCAATCATACATGACCTGCACCCTATACACCTGTTATATCTCTGAAGGACAAAACCGCTCTCGTGTTTATAGGTTGCCTGAACAGGGCATGCCCTGACACAGATTGGATAATCACAGTGATTGCATAATCTGGGGATGAACTGCCTGTGCACATGCGGGTATGTCCCCTTGTCAACAACCTTGACCCATGTCCTCCAGACACCCAGAGGCACATCATGCTCTACCTTGCATGCCACAGTGCAGGACATACACCCAATGCACCTCTGTAAATCCACTACCATAACATATCGCTTTTTCCCCGGCACACCTATAGACCGTGGATGCTGCAAA
It contains:
- a CDS encoding 4Fe-4S dicluster domain-containing protein, whose product is MSEKVKESSYGLQHPRSIGVPGKKRYVMVVDLQRCIGCMSCTVACKVEHDVPLGVWRTWVKVVDKGTYPHVHRQFIPRLCNHCDYPICVRACPVQATYKHESGFVLQRYNRCIGCRSCMIACPYNARHLLPEARTNPHDPFFVADKCDFCVFRVTRGLAPVCVSTCEGGAMTFGDINDPDSEVNRLVSTYPTTVLRHEIGTYPQVYYIGLEDMDVEESYEPEHRNAQIKEEFDTFKLNHKGGQHGDLFENDPGFWGMWRQIARNQWNFAKEIPEKISLLFGKSGKGH